One stretch of Trichocoleus sp. DNA includes these proteins:
- a CDS encoding ABC transporter substrate-binding protein, translating to MLYRFSISFIIGVLSLLSILLPIPPAFAENCTLSAIVWEGYTDPAFAEIFEKQTGCTVKATYAGSSDEMFAKFRTGKGRNYDIISASGDITERLHKAGLVQAIDTSKLQNYNSVFPSFQNGIWNTFDGKPYGVTFAWGPNVLVYNQEQVNTAPKSWDILFDPKYAGKVSLPDNPMTIADVALWLGKPEPYNLTETDLAEVKAKLLELRPQVRKFWTTAGELANLFQSGEVVLAHAWPLTYTQLSGEGFPVGSASPKGKLTGWTDSWMISESSRHPEAAYQWIDFILSGEGQKGVMDVTGYSGATTLGAEAVGKERAKALFMDDLSLHQQINMWQSVPNYDKWVQLWNEIRT from the coding sequence ATGCTGTATCGCTTTAGCATTTCATTCATCATTGGTGTTCTCAGTTTGTTATCCATTTTGCTGCCCATTCCGCCTGCATTCGCAGAGAACTGTACTTTGTCTGCGATCGTTTGGGAAGGATATACTGATCCTGCTTTTGCTGAAATCTTTGAGAAGCAAACGGGCTGTACGGTCAAAGCGACTTATGCTGGCTCCAGCGACGAGATGTTTGCAAAGTTTCGCACTGGAAAAGGACGCAACTACGATATTATTTCTGCTTCTGGCGACATTACCGAACGCCTTCATAAAGCGGGATTGGTGCAAGCGATCGACACCAGCAAACTGCAAAACTATAATTCGGTCTTTCCATCTTTTCAAAACGGAATTTGGAATACGTTTGATGGCAAACCCTACGGTGTCACTTTTGCCTGGGGTCCGAATGTGCTGGTTTATAACCAGGAACAGGTGAACACTGCGCCTAAAAGCTGGGATATTTTGTTTGATCCAAAGTATGCCGGAAAAGTTTCGCTGCCCGATAACCCGATGACGATCGCGGATGTCGCCTTGTGGCTGGGTAAACCAGAACCCTATAACTTAACGGAAACGGATTTGGCAGAGGTGAAAGCAAAACTGCTAGAACTACGTCCACAGGTGCGTAAGTTTTGGACGACTGCCGGAGAGTTAGCAAACCTGTTTCAGTCGGGTGAAGTCGTACTTGCTCATGCTTGGCCCCTCACCTACACCCAGCTCAGTGGAGAAGGCTTTCCTGTCGGATCAGCCAGCCCCAAAGGTAAGCTGACAGGCTGGACGGATTCCTGGATGATTTCTGAAAGTTCGCGTCATCCCGAAGCTGCCTATCAGTGGATTGATTTTATCCTTAGCGGCGAAGGGCAAAAAGGCGTCATGGATGTAACAGGCTATTCGGGCGCAACAACACTGGGCGCAGAAGCAGTTGGCAAAGAACGAGCCAAAGCTTTGTTCATGGATGATCTGTCCCTGCACCAGCAAATTAACATGTGGCAGAGCGTGCCTAATTACGATAAGTGGGTACAACTCTGGAACGAAATTCGGACATAA
- a CDS encoding tetratricopeptide repeat protein gives MNRLHQWFRQGLIADSGQLFSSRIGLLSLVAGLWLAPGSQVALAQVPSAVSQGYTLLQRGWVNDAIATFRQALQRYPQSLEAQLGLAIAYQRAGQDANAWQAYQQVLRQAPQNQQALRAIGTLGGYRSEWQAQGIEALSTLLSIAPQDQEARLQRATLLGYQGRFAEALSDYAPLLTANATPQVLLGAAQAYTYSRDYKQGLSLFERYLATGAAIPPDRITAYALALQETGNPAQAVTVLATRLQQLRSLDDNAIQIRAALAVAYQANQQTEAALETLEPLRGQTKAALPLARALSAIGRQAQDVSLYDEAVAIYRQILAQSTPATGFLTEAADVLSESESARSEALQLYEQLVSQYPDDTSLQIKRLIVAKELEQISQTELQQQLLTVLNPLPSSEGEQRSIAQALIRLDPPAPQLLPIYQTFVQSGIDIPFLQFRIAQIELQQGNIAAARQALADYNQARAETTPATDPASTLLLAEIERQENKLDTSAQIYETLISSNPPQPVLTAALRGLAGVRSAQARLPEALAAYDQLVNQNPEDLRLRLGQASLAYQTDRITEAEAEAVLDQWVASSKTEVPPELISLVSVLPANAQRRSIYDQLLAAQPDNLAINRRLIQVLAVQDPAQAQAKVDQLIAQNPNNVNVYFVQGELSQRIGNLEQAGQAYQTILNQQPENTDALSALGGIRFEQKRYADAVSLYQQVVALNPNDLETQRVLAELSAVQDQPLAALAQFEAIQAASSDNHHSNLEQRIQSLRLDLLRRRGFQPYWERY, from the coding sequence ATGAATCGTTTGCATCAGTGGTTTCGTCAGGGACTCATCGCTGATTCTGGACAACTCTTTTCGAGCCGGATTGGTCTATTGAGTTTAGTTGCGGGGTTGTGGCTGGCTCCCGGTAGTCAAGTGGCGTTGGCTCAAGTGCCATCTGCGGTCAGCCAGGGCTATACGCTATTGCAGCGGGGCTGGGTGAACGATGCGATCGCCACATTCCGGCAAGCACTACAACGCTATCCGCAATCGCTGGAGGCACAGTTAGGGCTGGCAATTGCTTATCAGCGAGCTGGGCAGGATGCGAACGCATGGCAGGCATATCAGCAGGTTTTAAGGCAGGCTCCTCAGAATCAGCAGGCACTCCGGGCGATCGGCACACTCGGCGGCTACCGTTCTGAATGGCAAGCTCAGGGCATTGAAGCTTTATCGACCTTATTATCGATCGCGCCTCAAGATCAGGAAGCCAGACTACAGCGGGCAACGCTTTTGGGATATCAGGGACGCTTTGCAGAAGCACTGAGCGACTATGCACCGCTCCTCACCGCAAATGCCACACCACAAGTCTTACTGGGGGCAGCCCAAGCTTACACCTACAGCAGAGACTACAAGCAAGGTTTATCGCTGTTTGAACGTTACCTCGCAACTGGAGCGGCTATTCCCCCCGATCGAATTACAGCCTATGCCTTAGCGCTGCAAGAAACCGGGAATCCGGCTCAGGCAGTGACAGTTTTAGCAACGCGCCTACAGCAGCTTCGATCGCTGGACGACAACGCGATTCAAATTCGAGCTGCTCTTGCAGTGGCATATCAGGCAAATCAGCAGACAGAAGCAGCGTTAGAAACCTTAGAACCGTTGCGGGGTCAAACAAAGGCAGCTTTACCGCTTGCTCGTGCCCTCAGTGCGATCGGTCGTCAGGCACAAGATGTGAGCCTTTATGACGAGGCAGTGGCGATCTATCGGCAAATTTTGGCGCAATCCACTCCAGCAACAGGTTTCCTGACGGAAGCGGCGGATGTCTTGAGCGAGTCTGAGTCTGCTCGATCGGAAGCGCTGCAACTGTATGAGCAATTGGTGAGCCAATACCCGGATGACACCAGTTTGCAGATCAAGCGATTAATTGTGGCAAAGGAACTGGAACAGATTTCACAAACTGAATTACAACAGCAGCTTTTAACGGTTTTGAATCCGCTGCCTTCTTCTGAGGGGGAACAGCGATCGATCGCTCAAGCCCTGATTCGTCTTGATCCGCCTGCTCCCCAGCTTTTACCGATCTATCAAACCTTTGTGCAATCGGGTATCGACATTCCTTTTCTGCAATTTCGGATAGCGCAGATTGAGCTTCAGCAAGGAAACATTGCGGCAGCAAGGCAGGCATTAGCAGACTACAACCAGGCGCGAGCAGAGACAACGCCTGCGACAGATCCGGCATCAACGCTGCTTTTGGCAGAAATTGAACGGCAAGAGAACAAGCTTGATACGAGTGCCCAGATTTATGAAACGCTAATTTCTAGCAATCCACCTCAGCCAGTTTTAACGGCAGCATTACGGGGGCTGGCAGGCGTGCGATCGGCACAGGCGCGCTTACCCGAAGCCCTGGCTGCTTATGATCAGCTCGTCAATCAAAATCCTGAGGATCTGCGGCTTCGGTTGGGGCAAGCAAGTTTGGCTTATCAGACCGATCGGATCACGGAGGCTGAAGCAGAGGCAGTTCTGGATCAATGGGTAGCAAGCTCTAAAACTGAAGTTCCACCGGAGTTGATCAGTCTGGTTAGCGTCTTGCCTGCGAATGCACAGCGGCGATCGATCTATGACCAGCTATTAGCAGCACAACCAGACAATCTTGCCATTAACCGTCGCTTGATTCAGGTGTTGGCAGTGCAAGATCCGGCACAGGCACAGGCAAAAGTAGATCAACTGATTGCCCAAAATCCGAACAACGTGAATGTCTACTTCGTGCAGGGAGAGTTATCGCAGCGTATCGGCAATCTGGAACAAGCAGGGCAGGCTTATCAAACGATTCTCAACCAACAACCTGAAAATACAGATGCGCTCTCGGCACTGGGCGGAATCCGCTTTGAGCAAAAACGCTATGCCGATGCAGTATCACTCTATCAGCAGGTTGTTGCACTCAACCCGAACGATCTGGAAACTCAACGAGTTCTGGCAGAGTTAAGCGCTGTTCAAGATCAGCCTTTAGCAGCCCTGGCTCAGTTTGAGGCAATTCAGGCAGCGTCATCAGACAATCATCATTCTAATTTGGAACAACGCATTCAATCCTTGCGACTCGATCTATTACGAAGACGTGGATTTCAACCTTATTGGGAGCGTTACTAA
- a CDS encoding pentapeptide repeat-containing protein has product MKFQASIATVIITTATLLTLSWFVVLKGQRSEVDQAANASPFHFTFFRQPSITETILKTKNCVGCDLSGIDLSGLDLSRVDLRNANLSHANLTRTKLINAILAGAQLTHANLSKTNLQGANLQQANLSHADLSDAQMLNASFNQATMQQTTFDRAELRDADLNSAAVEGGSFKATSLYGATLRSAKLSNANFTSADLRYADLSNATLKGTNFAQAQLDRAIFSQQKPLP; this is encoded by the coding sequence ATGAAATTCCAAGCCTCAATTGCAACAGTTATTATTACAACCGCAACACTATTAACGCTTTCCTGGTTCGTTGTATTAAAAGGACAACGGTCAGAAGTTGATCAAGCTGCGAATGCGTCACCGTTTCATTTCACGTTTTTCAGACAACCGTCTATCACTGAGACAATTCTGAAAACAAAAAATTGTGTGGGCTGTGATTTGAGTGGTATTGATCTCAGCGGCTTAGATTTGAGCCGAGTTGATCTGCGGAACGCCAATCTCTCCCATGCAAACTTGACTCGAACAAAGTTAATTAATGCAATTTTGGCTGGTGCTCAGCTCACTCATGCCAATTTGAGCAAAACGAATTTGCAGGGCGCGAATCTGCAACAGGCAAACCTCAGCCATGCTGACCTGTCAGATGCTCAAATGCTAAATGCCAGCTTTAATCAGGCAACCATGCAGCAAACGACGTTCGATCGGGCAGAATTGCGAGATGCAGATCTCAATTCGGCAGCCGTTGAAGGCGGGAGTTTCAAAGCAACAAGTTTGTATGGAGCAACGTTACGATCGGCTAAATTGTCGAATGCAAATTTCACCAGTGCAGATCTACGATATGCCGATTTATCAAATGCAACCCTCAAGGGCACAAATTTTGCTCAAGCTCAACTCGATCGCGCTATCTTTAGCCAGCAAAAACCCTTGCCATAA
- a CDS encoding trypsin-like peptidase domain-containing protein, with protein sequence MIKSFFGRFICTLLLWFMFQVPVMAEGLTNSAHPLSQPISFKTNFGSTSQDSRIEVVSLRSGVLPGVVVGGHYDGLLKILQERYTAVGEMNEQLEDAARSLMEEELIEAGYDVVRSSANSLFADQLVDEIEPGRFLLGGTMTQVKLNSYSTLFHDQTQDERAIRWELFDRATAKVVYRQETIGKAEAEGVDNPAATYEAIRSSFRSLLADAGFRSVMNEPTLAALPQTKPIHFEIAALASSDIPLSTEQIVTRSIPSIVQIRTSDGRGSGFVIDSSGLIVTNRHVVGSAYAVKADLYDGSTHPARVIKRDAALDVALLQIEGSPMELPGLPICHTSAVKVGEGVVAIGNPLALSNSVTQGVVSGIRKNGVHHLIQTDAAVNPGNSGGPLLNQRGAVIGIVTEKITSRGVEGLGFALPISESLEHLNIKVNSPHPVLDACGNPTMLAAN encoded by the coding sequence ATGATCAAAAGTTTTTTTGGTCGCTTTATCTGTACGCTGCTGCTCTGGTTTATGTTCCAAGTTCCTGTGATGGCAGAGGGTTTGACGAATTCTGCTCATCCCTTGTCTCAACCCATATCATTTAAGACCAACTTCGGCTCCACAAGTCAAGATAGCAGGATTGAAGTGGTCAGTCTTCGCTCTGGAGTATTACCTGGCGTTGTTGTTGGTGGGCATTACGACGGGCTTCTGAAGATTTTGCAGGAGCGATATACTGCCGTCGGTGAAATGAATGAGCAGCTGGAGGATGCGGCTCGATCGCTGATGGAGGAGGAACTGATTGAAGCAGGATATGACGTGGTACGTTCATCGGCAAATTCTCTCTTTGCGGATCAGCTGGTTGATGAGATTGAACCGGGACGCTTCCTGCTGGGGGGAACGATGACCCAGGTGAAGCTGAACTCCTACAGCACCCTCTTCCATGACCAGACCCAGGACGAACGAGCCATTCGCTGGGAGCTGTTCGATCGGGCAACCGCAAAAGTTGTCTACCGTCAAGAAACGATCGGCAAAGCAGAGGCAGAAGGCGTTGACAACCCGGCTGCAACCTATGAGGCAATTCGATCGAGCTTTCGCTCCCTTTTAGCGGATGCTGGCTTTCGATCCGTGATGAATGAGCCGACGCTGGCAGCTCTCCCGCAAACCAAACCAATTCACTTTGAAATTGCTGCGCTTGCCAGTTCAGATATCCCACTCAGCACAGAACAAATTGTGACGCGATCGATTCCGTCAATTGTGCAGATTCGGACATCTGACGGACGCGGCAGCGGTTTTGTGATTGATTCATCGGGTCTGATCGTCACCAATCGTCATGTAGTTGGCTCTGCCTATGCTGTCAAAGCGGATTTGTATGATGGCTCCACTCATCCTGCGAGGGTAATCAAACGCGATGCGGCTTTAGATGTTGCGCTACTTCAGATCGAAGGCAGCCCGATGGAGCTTCCCGGTTTACCAATTTGTCATACCAGCGCTGTCAAAGTCGGTGAGGGTGTTGTGGCGATCGGTAATCCGCTGGCACTATCCAATAGTGTGACGCAGGGGGTTGTGAGTGGAATTCGCAAAAATGGCGTGCATCACCTGATTCAAACCGATGCCGCAGTGAATCCAGGCAACAGTGGCGGTCCTTTATTGAATCAGCGAGGGGCAGTAATTGGCATCGTTACCGAGAAAATTACCAGTCGCGGTGTAGAAGGCTTGGGCTTTGCACTCCCTATTTCTGAGTCATTGGAGCACTTAAATATCAAAGTCAACTCACCTCACCCTGTCCTTGATGCCTGCGGTAATCCGACGATGCTTGCGGCAAATTAG
- a CDS encoding aminobutyraldehyde dehydrogenase yields the protein MEKLTHYPMVIGDELVATGNEDLIDPATGKPFATVALGTTADVDRAVAIAKAAQKEWAARSYGERSIALLKLADALEAKTEELARLESQNAGKPLKLSLGGDIPFAIDNLRYFASVVRRAEGVAAGEYVGGYTSMIRREPIGVVGAITPWNYPFMMAIWKLAPALAAGNAAVIKPAPNTPITTIALAQIALESGFPAGLINVVTGGAEVGEAICTHPDIRMISFTGSTRTGKRIAELASPRVKRVTLELGGKAPFLVFGDADIEAAARGAVPAAFMNSGQDCTAATRIYVQNEVFDQFLDRFTALTQTLKVGQPFDESTDIGPLTSEPQRLKVHGLVEEARQQGVKVATGGVLPEGAGYFYPPTILVDAPQAANCVQEEIFGPVIVVNRFTDEAEAIHLANDIPYGLAASVWTQNVQRAMRVSAALEAGTVWVNDHLPIASELPHGGFKQSGMGKDMSHYALEEYTIVKHVMFDITGDQKKAWHSVVFDA from the coding sequence ATGGAGAAGCTGACGCATTATCCAATGGTGATTGGGGACGAACTCGTTGCAACGGGTAACGAAGACTTAATTGATCCGGCAACCGGAAAACCTTTTGCGACAGTGGCACTGGGAACGACGGCAGATGTCGATCGCGCGGTTGCAATTGCAAAAGCAGCACAAAAAGAATGGGCAGCGCGTTCTTACGGTGAGCGGAGTATCGCCTTATTAAAGCTGGCAGATGCCCTGGAAGCCAAGACAGAAGAACTGGCAAGGCTAGAGAGCCAAAACGCCGGAAAGCCGCTGAAGCTTTCGTTGGGGGGAGACATTCCCTTTGCGATCGATAACCTGCGCTATTTTGCCTCTGTGGTTCGTCGAGCGGAAGGGGTGGCAGCGGGGGAATATGTTGGCGGCTATACGAGCATGATTCGTCGAGAGCCGATTGGAGTGGTGGGGGCGATCACACCCTGGAACTATCCTTTTATGATGGCAATTTGGAAGCTGGCTCCTGCCCTGGCAGCCGGAAACGCAGCGGTGATTAAACCTGCACCCAATACCCCGATCACAACGATCGCACTTGCCCAAATTGCGTTGGAGTCTGGGTTTCCGGCTGGGTTAATTAACGTGGTAACTGGGGGGGCAGAAGTTGGGGAGGCAATTTGTACGCATCCAGATATTCGGATGATCAGCTTTACGGGCAGCACTCGCACCGGAAAACGGATTGCAGAATTGGCAAGTCCTCGGGTGAAACGCGTGACGCTAGAGCTGGGAGGCAAGGCTCCCTTTTTAGTGTTTGGCGATGCAGATATTGAAGCGGCTGCAAGAGGTGCTGTTCCGGCAGCATTTATGAACAGCGGGCAAGATTGCACTGCTGCCACCCGTATCTATGTGCAAAACGAAGTCTTTGATCAGTTCCTCGATCGCTTTACGGCGCTCACCCAAACGCTTAAAGTTGGGCAACCGTTTGACGAGAGCACTGATATTGGTCCGCTGACCAGTGAGCCGCAGCGTTTGAAGGTGCATGGTCTTGTTGAAGAAGCCCGTCAGCAGGGCGTAAAAGTTGCAACAGGCGGCGTCCTACCGGAAGGAGCAGGCTATTTCTATCCGCCAACCATTTTGGTGGATGCGCCGCAAGCGGCAAACTGTGTGCAGGAAGAAATCTTTGGCCCTGTGATTGTGGTCAATCGTTTCACAGATGAAGCAGAGGCAATTCATCTAGCAAATGATATCCCCTACGGTCTTGCTGCTAGTGTTTGGACTCAAAACGTTCAGCGGGCAATGCGCGTTTCTGCAGCTCTGGAAGCCGGGACGGTCTGGGTCAATGACCACTTGCCGATCGCCAGCGAGCTACCCCACGGTGGTTTTAAGCAAAGTGGCATGGGCAAGGATATGTCGCATTATGCGCTGGAGGAATACACGATCGTTAAGCATGTCATGTTTGATATTACTGGCGATCAAAAGAAAGCATGGCACTCTGTTGTTTTTGATGCATAG
- a CDS encoding MFS transporter, producing MTHSIVRLPRPLLWTMAFTCGAVAANLYYNQPLLVVIAQDFQAAPSLTGLLPMLTQVGYATGVLLLVPLGDLLEKRRLIILMLGASAIALAITAAAPSLSWLLGASWAIGVTSISAQLIVPFAAQLVAPEARGNVVGIVMSGLLIGVLLARTVSGWVGAIFDWRTMYWLASGLMLLLGLGLSRFLPKSQSPLKVSYLRLIRSLFPLLTQPVLRETALIGAMSFAAFSAFWSTLAFRLAAPPYHYGSEVTGLFGLVGIVGAVAAPIAGKLADRGDPKLTAGIGLASTTLSFLLFWGFGQQLWGLVAGVILLDWGVQSTQISNQAQIYGLPAEFHSRLNALYITLYFVGGAIGSLAGAFGWTHFGWSGVCIASLFMIGVAWTKFMPGDFRK from the coding sequence ATGACCCATTCGATCGTTCGGCTACCGCGTCCTCTCCTGTGGACGATGGCTTTTACCTGTGGAGCAGTCGCCGCGAACCTCTATTACAATCAGCCGCTTCTGGTTGTCATTGCTCAAGACTTTCAGGCTGCTCCTTCGCTCACTGGGCTGTTGCCAATGTTAACTCAGGTTGGTTATGCCACCGGAGTTTTATTACTTGTACCGCTAGGAGATTTGCTGGAGAAACGTCGTTTGATTATCCTGATGCTGGGGGCAAGTGCAATCGCTCTGGCAATCACGGCGGCGGCTCCCAGTTTGTCCTGGTTATTGGGGGCAAGTTGGGCGATCGGCGTCACCAGCATTAGCGCTCAATTAATTGTTCCTTTTGCCGCACAGTTAGTAGCACCAGAAGCACGCGGCAACGTCGTTGGTATTGTGATGAGTGGCTTGCTGATTGGGGTACTGCTGGCGCGAACCGTGAGTGGGTGGGTGGGGGCAATTTTTGATTGGCGAACGATGTACTGGCTTGCCAGCGGGCTCATGCTGCTGTTAGGGCTGGGGCTTTCCCGCTTCCTGCCTAAGAGCCAGTCCCCTTTGAAGGTCAGCTATCTGAGATTAATTCGATCGCTCTTCCCGCTCCTGACGCAGCCTGTATTGCGCGAGACAGCTCTCATTGGGGCAATGTCCTTTGCTGCGTTTAGTGCCTTCTGGAGTACGCTTGCCTTTCGATTAGCAGCACCGCCCTATCACTATGGTAGTGAGGTTACGGGTTTGTTTGGCTTAGTGGGCATTGTTGGCGCAGTTGCGGCTCCAATTGCTGGGAAGCTTGCCGATCGCGGTGATCCGAAGCTGACTGCCGGAATTGGCTTAGCAAGCACAACATTATCGTTCTTGCTGTTTTGGGGATTTGGGCAGCAGCTTTGGGGTTTAGTTGCAGGGGTGATCTTGCTAGACTGGGGCGTTCAATCAACACAAATTTCCAATCAAGCACAGATCTATGGCCTGCCTGCCGAGTTTCACAGTCGGCTGAATGCGCTGTACATTACGCTCTATTTTGTGGGAGGGGCGATCGGTTCGTTAGCAGGTGCATTTGGCTGGACTCATTTCGGCTGGAGTGGGGTCTGCATAGCGTCGTTATTCATGATTGGGGTTGCCTGGACAAAATTTATGCCGGGCGATTTCAGAAAATGA
- a CDS encoding ABC transporter permease — protein MDATLRRSPSLPTSFYATLLPPLLWMSLLYFVPLALLISYSIWRLDSFEIVKQASWVNFQTIFTNTAYRTVILRTIATALVVTAIDSIIALPVGYFIAKYSGRYRGLLTILVILPLWSSYLVRVFAWKIILGYNGVLNTALMAIGILQEPSSVFLYNQFSTLLTFAHVWLPFMILPVITAFERLPNSLLEASADLNAPPLTTFRRVILPLVTPGVLAGSINVFALTMGDFITPSLVGSPNGILLGNVIASQFGVAYNWPLGAAFALVVMLIVFAGLAIVIRWGGLDSL, from the coding sequence GTGGATGCTACTCTGCGTCGAAGTCCATCTCTGCCTACCAGTTTCTATGCAACTTTGTTGCCGCCGCTGCTGTGGATGTCACTGCTCTACTTTGTGCCTCTGGCGCTGCTAATTTCCTATAGCATCTGGCGATTAGACTCATTCGAGATTGTGAAACAGGCAAGTTGGGTTAACTTTCAGACAATTTTTACCAACACCGCCTATCGCACCGTCATTCTTCGCACGATCGCGACTGCACTTGTCGTCACCGCCATCGATAGCATCATTGCGTTACCCGTTGGCTACTTTATTGCCAAATATAGTGGACGCTATCGTGGGCTACTGACCATTTTGGTCATTTTGCCGTTGTGGTCGAGTTATTTGGTGCGTGTGTTTGCCTGGAAAATTATTTTGGGCTATAACGGCGTTTTGAATACTGCGTTAATGGCGATCGGCATTCTTCAAGAACCCAGTTCAGTATTTCTATACAATCAATTTTCAACGCTGCTTACATTCGCTCATGTGTGGCTGCCATTTATGATTTTGCCAGTCATCACAGCATTCGAGCGTTTGCCCAATTCCTTACTCGAAGCATCTGCTGATCTTAATGCACCACCATTAACAACCTTTCGTCGAGTGATTCTGCCACTTGTGACTCCTGGCGTTCTTGCTGGCTCGATTAATGTGTTTGCTTTGACAATGGGCGATTTTATTACTCCCAGTCTTGTCGGTAGCCCAAACGGCATTTTGCTCGGCAATGTGATCGCTTCTCAGTTTGGCGTTGCCTACAATTGGCCGCTTGGTGCAGCATTTGCCCTTGTTGTCATGCTGATTGTGTTTGCAGGATTAGCGATCGTCATTCGCTGGGGAGGATTAGACAGCTTATGA
- a CDS encoding glycosyl hydrolase family 8: MRFPHFFTQALFPIRSHYPSRWQWTKRFLLSSIACIAVLMGGFPAISSGQAASNAALSLAQPTENFPAEKLEILRESWMAYRDRFIQADGRVIDWEDDQRSTSEGQAYAMLRAVLIGDRETFDRTFAWAENNLNRKNEAGETTDRLWAWKWGKNSRGEWGTIDPNFASDADIDAVTALILAARRWHNPDYVDQARSKLKDLWALSIVSAADQTPYLLPGPKSVFQPQPNQLILNPSYLAPYAFRLFAQVDNERNWMRLVDSSYQTIEQSATISEVGLPSDWVMLDLQKGEFHPVTTASQLQSRYGFDAYRVWWRVALDAIWFQEPKALAYLENHLTHLQQEWRNQQKLPAQISLQGKPMVDYEATAQYAMLYPALQRVDSTMADQIYQQKLLPAYKNGFWDNNSAYYTQNLAWFALLPATPPAQIDRTASTGRSNCFQFMSRLNR; this comes from the coding sequence ATGCGCTTTCCCCACTTTTTCACTCAAGCTTTATTTCCGATCCGATCGCACTATCCATCCCGTTGGCAATGGACTAAACGATTTCTACTCAGTTCGATCGCCTGTATCGCTGTTTTAATGGGTGGATTTCCAGCGATTTCTTCAGGGCAAGCTGCCTCTAATGCTGCCTTATCGCTGGCGCAACCCACCGAAAATTTTCCCGCGGAAAAACTTGAAATTTTACGAGAAAGCTGGATGGCTTACCGCGATCGATTTATTCAAGCAGATGGGCGGGTGATTGACTGGGAAGATGATCAGCGATCGACTTCAGAAGGGCAGGCATACGCGATGCTTCGAGCGGTATTGATTGGCGATCGAGAGACGTTCGACCGGACATTTGCCTGGGCAGAAAACAATTTGAACCGCAAGAACGAAGCTGGCGAAACGACCGATCGACTGTGGGCGTGGAAATGGGGCAAAAATTCTAGAGGGGAATGGGGCACAATTGATCCGAATTTTGCCAGTGATGCAGATATTGATGCGGTCACGGCGCTCATTCTGGCGGCTCGTCGCTGGCATAACCCCGATTATGTGGATCAGGCTCGTTCTAAACTCAAAGATTTATGGGCTTTGTCGATTGTCTCAGCCGCCGATCAAACCCCTTATTTGCTGCCGGGTCCCAAATCCGTCTTTCAACCTCAGCCAAATCAGCTCATTCTCAATCCCTCTTACCTGGCTCCTTATGCCTTTCGTTTGTTTGCTCAAGTCGATAACGAGCGAAACTGGATGCGCCTGGTGGACAGCAGCTATCAGACGATCGAACAGTCGGCAACGATTTCTGAAGTGGGGTTACCGAGTGATTGGGTGATGCTGGATTTGCAGAAAGGCGAATTTCATCCTGTGACCACTGCAAGCCAGTTGCAAAGTCGCTATGGGTTTGATGCCTATCGGGTCTGGTGGCGCGTTGCCCTCGATGCCATCTGGTTTCAAGAACCCAAAGCATTGGCTTATCTAGAAAATCATTTGACCCATCTCCAGCAGGAATGGCGCAATCAACAAAAGCTCCCAGCTCAAATTAGTTTGCAAGGCAAGCCCATGGTTGACTATGAGGCAACAGCGCAATATGCCATGCTCTATCCGGCTTTGCAGCGAGTCGATTCTACAATGGCTGACCAGATCTATCAGCAAAAGCTGCTCCCGGCTTACAAAAATGGCTTCTGGGACAACAACTCAGCCTATTACACCCAGAACCTTGCCTGGTTTGCGCTATTACCCGCAACACCTCCGGCACAGATTGATCGAACTGCAAGCACCGGGCGATCGAACTGCTTCCAGTTTATGTCTCGCCTGAATCGTTAA
- a CDS encoding GAF domain-containing protein, giving the protein MNQNSLPQPLETVFSESKSEDIFRNLLPVMCQLLQVDRCFLHLRDPETRLHQNFCWRQNPDLPDTSIEGWEPEQEWEKEDPMFAAALRAEDSIFVEDIETASPSVLNREFERTNLGHRALVHAHLRQEGLLWGILQPAVFGKPRVWSDADRLVIHQVVEKLTPIVIHYVKTAIPSES; this is encoded by the coding sequence ATGAATCAAAATTCACTACCTCAACCGCTCGAAACGGTATTCTCTGAATCCAAATCAGAAGATATTTTCCGTAATTTGTTGCCTGTCATGTGTCAATTGTTACAGGTCGATCGCTGCTTTCTGCATTTGCGAGATCCTGAGACTCGCTTACATCAAAATTTTTGCTGGCGACAAAATCCTGATCTGCCTGATACCAGCATAGAAGGATGGGAGCCGGAACAGGAATGGGAAAAAGAAGACCCTATGTTTGCAGCAGCACTTCGAGCCGAAGATTCCATTTTTGTTGAAGACATTGAAACCGCCAGTCCCTCAGTGCTGAATCGGGAATTTGAGCGCACAAATTTGGGGCATCGCGCCTTAGTTCATGCTCATTTGCGGCAAGAAGGCTTGCTCTGGGGCATTTTACAACCTGCCGTTTTTGGGAAGCCGCGAGTTTGGAGTGACGCCGATCGACTGGTGATTCATCAAGTTGTAGAGAAATTAACGCCGATCGTGATTCATTATGTTAAAACAGCGATCCCTAGTGAATCCTGA